The DNA window CGGTGGCCTCACCGCCGTAGAGGGGCTCGCCACACGTGGGCTCGGACTTGTCGTCACCGCACGCGGCGGTCAGGGCAAGCAGGGTGGCCGCGGAAGTGGTCCAGAGGAGTTTTCGTGAGGGCCGCATCAGGGGGACCTTTCCTGGTTCTGGCTCCGCCGACCGCGGCGCAGCAAGGTGAGGGGGAGTGACAACAGCAACAGGGGTACAATGTTCCCTCCCATCGCGCCGCAGCCGCTGGAGCTCTTGGGCGGAGGAGGGGGCTGGGGCGGGTCGCCCGCGTCGGCCGTGGTGCCCGCGTCGGTCGAGGTGCCCGCGTCGGGGCGCGTGCCCCCGTCATCGGGAGGCGGCTCCTCGGGATAGAGCGGAGCGCCGAGCTGCTCGGCGAGCTGCGGCCAGCGGCCCGGGCAGACGTTGCGGACGGGCGTGCCCGTGGGGCAGTGGTGCGCGCCCTGGATTTCGTAGAGGCCGAAGAGGTGCGTCCAGGTGTTGCCCTGGTCGGTGCTGCGCGCGAGCGCCCAGTCGTGGAGCCAGGTGGAGCCGCAGGCGTAGAGCGTCTCTCCATCGCGCAGCACGCACGCGTTGCCCGTGGGCAGCGAGCGCATCGTCAGGGGGCCGGTGGAGGGGCCTTGGAAGAAGTGGTTGAGGGTGCCCACCCACGTCGTCTTGCCGTCGGCGGACAGCTCCATGTTGATGAAGACGTCGTCAATCCTCGACACCGTCGTGAGCGTCTGGCCTCCGTCGTCGCTGCGCAGCAGGAACGTGGAGCCCTGCGCGGACACGCGGGCCCACACTCCGTCCGCCGACACCGGGTCCGCGGCTTCGACCATCAGGTCATAGGGCAGTTGCAGCTCGGGCAGTGGGTGGACTGTCTCCGTC is part of the Myxococcus landrumus genome and encodes:
- a CDS encoding WD40/YVTN/BNR-like repeat-containing protein encodes the protein MTPRHLHRWSRVLPLLALCAGSTAMAHAGLPETSNVTLRRGHPEDIFLGATFGAVISRDAGKTFRWICADAIGYGGWTPTSYLWREAGDILTATGSALLRSPDGGCSWSAHPYFKDTWVSAMAAHPTDDRILYVVTARHGKPNGVYRSQDGGETWAPSPLMRLGLLLNAVRVSPANPRRIYVSGKEENRLLLLRSDDAGETWTETVHPLPELQLPYDLMVEAADPVSADGVWARVSAQGSTFLLRSDDGGQTLTTVSRIDDVFINMELSADGKTTWVGTLNHFFQGPSTGPLTMRSLPTGNACVLRDGETLYACGSTWLHDWALARSTDQGNTWTHLFGLYEIQGAHHCPTGTPVRNVCPGRWPQLAEQLGAPLYPEEPPPDDGGTRPDAGTSTDAGTTADAGDPPQPPPPPKSSSGCGAMGGNIVPLLLLSLPLTLLRRGRRSQNQERSP